A region from the Janthinobacterium agaricidamnosum genome encodes:
- the ilvN gene encoding acetolactate synthase small subunit, with protein sequence MRHIISVLLENEAGALSRVVGLFSARGYNIETLTVAPTEDSTLSRMTIVTSGSDDIIEQITKHLNRLIEVVKVVDLTEGQHIERELMLIKVRAVGKEREEMKRTADIFRGRIIDVTEKTYTIELTGNKVKLDAFIDSIDRAAILETVRTGGSGIGRGERILKV encoded by the coding sequence ATGCGCCATATTATTTCTGTCTTGCTGGAAAACGAAGCGGGCGCCCTGTCGCGTGTGGTGGGCCTGTTCTCGGCACGCGGCTACAACATCGAAACACTGACCGTGGCGCCGACGGAAGACTCGACCCTGTCGCGCATGACCATCGTCACCAGCGGTTCGGACGACATCATCGAGCAGATCACCAAGCACCTGAACCGTCTGATTGAAGTGGTGAAGGTGGTGGACCTGACCGAAGGCCAGCATATCGAACGCGAGCTGATGCTGATCAAGGTTCGTGCCGTGGGCAAGGAGCGCGAGGAAATGAAGCGCACCGCCGATATCTTCCGTGGCCGCATCATCGATGTCACCGAAAAGACGTACACGATCGAACTGACCGGCAACAAGGTCAAGCTCGACGCGTTCATCGATTCGATCGACCGCGCCGCCATTCTGGAAACCGTCCGTACGGGTGGTTCCGGCATCGGCCGCGGCGAACGCATCCTCAAAGTATAA
- the fdx gene encoding ISC system 2Fe-2S type ferredoxin, producing MPQIVILPHAKLCPDGAVIEAPSGKSICDILLENDIDIEHACEKSCACTTCHVLVREGIESLNEATELEEDMLDKAWGLEAVSRLSCQSIVAEADLVVEIPKYTINQVSEGSH from the coding sequence ATGCCACAAATCGTTATCCTGCCGCACGCCAAGCTTTGCCCGGACGGCGCCGTCATCGAAGCACCAAGCGGCAAGTCCATTTGCGACATCCTGCTGGAAAACGACATCGACATCGAGCACGCCTGCGAAAAATCGTGCGCCTGCACCACCTGCCACGTGCTGGTGCGCGAAGGCATCGAATCCCTGAACGAAGCGACGGAACTGGAAGAAGACATGCTGGACAAGGCCTGGGGCCTGGAAGCCGTGTCGCGCCTGTCGTGCCAGTCCATCGTGGCCGAGGCCGACCTCGTCGTCGAAATCCCGAAATACACGATCAACCAGGTCAGCGAAGGCAGTCACTAA
- a CDS encoding SIMPL domain-containing protein (The SIMPL domain is named for its presence in mouse protein SIMPL (signalling molecule that associates with mouse pelle-like kinase). Bacterial member BP26, from Brucella, was shown to assemble into a channel-like structure, while YggE from E. coli has been associated with resistance to oxidative stress.) — MTVMKSVLVAAAATVALSAQAQSLPTSGTLVVVPAFGEVKHVNDQVVATLAVEEQDKDKAAAASRVNQKMNKGIAIVKQADPSAALKSYGYYTYPVYPEERPLPAGAVAKPRLPTAWRVGQYLEVTTANLASLPKTVSAAQGVLTLNGLNFGLKPETIRLLDDQRIAATYKNLNERVAAIAKAMGRNVSDAVLDTVDFEGSGNYATESRPAAAPMMMRSAKMVEDSSVVAEPSFEPGETTLDMRVVGKVKFK, encoded by the coding sequence ATGACCGTGATGAAATCCGTCCTTGTTGCCGCCGCAGCCACCGTTGCCCTGAGCGCGCAAGCCCAATCTTTGCCGACTTCCGGCACCCTGGTGGTCGTACCCGCGTTTGGCGAAGTCAAGCATGTCAATGACCAGGTGGTCGCTACCCTGGCCGTCGAAGAACAGGACAAGGACAAGGCTGCCGCTGCGTCGCGAGTCAACCAGAAAATGAACAAGGGTATCGCCATCGTCAAGCAGGCCGACCCGTCGGCGGCACTGAAATCGTACGGCTACTACACCTACCCTGTGTATCCGGAAGAGCGTCCATTGCCGGCTGGCGCCGTGGCCAAGCCGCGTTTGCCAACGGCCTGGCGTGTCGGTCAGTACCTGGAAGTGACGACGGCCAATCTGGCATCCCTGCCAAAAACCGTGTCGGCGGCGCAAGGCGTGCTGACCCTGAATGGCTTGAATTTCGGCCTGAAGCCGGAAACCATCCGCTTGCTGGACGACCAGCGCATCGCCGCCACCTATAAAAACCTGAACGAGCGCGTGGCTGCCATCGCCAAGGCCATGGGCCGCAACGTCTCGGACGCCGTGCTCGATACGGTCGACTTCGAAGGTTCGGGCAACTACGCCACGGAAAGCCGTCCTGCCGCCGCGCCGATGATGATGCGCAGCGCCAAGATGGTCGAAGACAGCAGCGTCGTCGCCGAACCGAGCTTCGAGCCGGGCGAAACGACGCTCGACATGCGCGTCGTCGGCAAGGTCAAGTTCAAGTAA
- a CDS encoding acetolactate synthase 3 catalytic subunit, which translates to MNTEAAAGPITGAEIVVRCLAEEGVEHVFGYPGGAVLYIYDAIFQQNKFQHILVRHEQAAIHAADAYSRSSNKVGVAIVTSGPGVTNAVTGLSTAYMDSIPMVVISGQVPSHAIGQDAFQECDTVGITRPVVKHNFLVKDVKDLAATIKKAFFIARTGRPGPVLVDIPKDISMHKCHFDYPKEVEMRSYRPVDKGHSGQIRKAVQLLLQAERPMIYTGGGVILANASAELNKLVDRLGFPCTNTLMGLGGYRASSEQYVGMPGMHGTYEANMAMQNCDVLIAIGARFDDRVIGNPKHFASHPRKIIHVDIDPSSISKRVKVDIPIVGNVKDVLIEFLAQLDAAEAKPNVNALSNWWKQIAEWRGRECLKYPTSDLVIKPQSVVEKVFQITKGDAFITSDVGQHQMWAAQYYGFDKPRRWINSGGLGTMGVGLPYAMGVQMANPDATVACITGEGSIQMCIQELATCKQYHLTPKIIMLNNRFLGMVRQWQEIDYGSRYSESYMDSLPDFERLAEAYGHVGMKIEKPGDVDGALKEAFGMKDRLVFMNFITDQSENVWPMVKAGKGLSEMMLGSEDL; encoded by the coding sequence ATGAATACCGAAGCAGCAGCAGGACCAATTACGGGCGCAGAAATTGTCGTGCGCTGTCTGGCTGAAGAGGGCGTCGAGCACGTCTTTGGATATCCGGGCGGAGCCGTACTCTACATCTACGACGCCATCTTCCAGCAAAACAAATTCCAGCATATCCTGGTACGCCACGAGCAGGCCGCGATCCACGCCGCCGATGCCTATTCGCGCAGCTCGAACAAAGTCGGTGTCGCCATCGTCACGTCCGGTCCGGGCGTCACGAATGCCGTCACGGGCCTGTCGACCGCGTACATGGACTCGATTCCCATGGTGGTGATCTCCGGCCAGGTGCCGAGCCACGCCATCGGCCAGGATGCGTTCCAGGAATGCGACACGGTCGGCATCACGCGCCCCGTCGTCAAGCATAACTTCCTCGTCAAGGACGTCAAGGACCTGGCAGCGACGATCAAGAAAGCGTTCTTTATCGCCCGTACCGGCCGTCCGGGACCCGTGCTGGTCGATATCCCCAAGGATATCAGCATGCACAAATGCCATTTCGATTATCCGAAGGAAGTCGAGATGCGTTCCTACCGTCCCGTCGACAAGGGCCATTCGGGTCAGATCCGCAAGGCCGTGCAGCTGTTGCTGCAAGCCGAACGCCCGATGATCTACACGGGCGGCGGCGTCATCCTGGCAAATGCCTCGGCCGAGCTGAACAAGCTGGTCGACCGCCTGGGTTTCCCGTGCACCAACACCTTGATGGGCCTGGGCGGCTACCGCGCCTCGAGCGAGCAGTATGTCGGCATGCCCGGCATGCACGGCACCTATGAAGCGAACATGGCGATGCAGAACTGCGACGTGCTGATCGCCATCGGCGCCCGTTTCGATGACCGCGTGATCGGCAACCCGAAACATTTCGCCTCGCATCCGCGCAAGATCATCCACGTGGACATCGATCCATCGTCGATTTCCAAGCGCGTCAAGGTCGATATCCCCATCGTCGGCAACGTCAAGGACGTGCTGATCGAGTTCCTCGCGCAACTCGACGCGGCCGAAGCCAAGCCGAACGTCAATGCCTTGAGCAACTGGTGGAAGCAGATCGCCGAATGGCGTGGCCGCGAATGCCTGAAATACCCGACTTCCGACCTGGTCATCAAGCCGCAATCGGTGGTGGAAAAAGTGTTCCAGATCACCAAGGGCGACGCCTTCATCACGTCCGACGTGGGCCAGCACCAGATGTGGGCCGCGCAATACTATGGCTTCGACAAGCCGCGCCGCTGGATCAATTCCGGCGGCCTGGGCACCATGGGTGTCGGCTTGCCGTACGCCATGGGCGTGCAGATGGCCAATCCGGACGCCACCGTTGCTTGTATTACCGGCGAAGGTTCGATCCAGATGTGCATCCAGGAACTTGCCACGTGCAAGCAGTATCACCTGACGCCGAAGATCATCATGCTCAACAACCGTTTCCTCGGCATGGTGCGCCAGTGGCAGGAAATCGATTACGGTTCGCGCTATTCCGAGTCGTACATGGATTCGCTGCCCGACTTCGAAAGGCTGGCCGAAGCATACGGCCACGTGGGCATGAAAATTGAAAAACCGGGCGACGTCGATGGCGCGCTGAAAGAGGCGTTTGGCATGAAAGACAGGCTGGTATTCATGAACTTCATTACCGACCAGTCCGAAAACGTGTGGCCCATGGTGAAAGCCGGCAAAGGCCTGTCCGAAATGATGCTCGGTTCGGAGGATCTCTAA
- a CDS encoding class I SAM-dependent methyltransferase — translation MKRAKGAAPAATAAAAPKDVITAASNMPEIKDGQSVALLQELHILTRDGKMNQDSRRKLKQVYHLTQFIEPLLREVQLDHPGVSLVDHGAGKSYLGFILYDLFFKNGNDGSHIYGIETREELVQRSQELAKKFKFPGMSFLPLSVAESTESNLLPQQIDIVTALHACNTATDDAIHFALKKKAKFMVLVPCCQAEVASVLKKNKGKSLGKNVLTELWRHPLHTREFGSQITNVLRCLQLEAHGYQVSVTELVGWEHSMKNELIIASYKNLPRQRPTERLQEVLQTLGLEEMGHRFFAEELAKAQA, via the coding sequence ATGAAGCGCGCTAAGGGCGCGGCACCCGCCGCCACCGCAGCCGCTGCGCCGAAAGACGTCATCACGGCCGCCAGCAACATGCCCGAGATCAAGGATGGCCAGTCGGTCGCCCTGCTGCAGGAATTGCACATCCTGACGCGCGACGGCAAGATGAACCAGGACAGCCGCCGCAAGCTCAAGCAGGTGTACCACCTGACGCAGTTCATCGAGCCGCTGCTGCGCGAAGTGCAGCTCGACCACCCCGGCGTGTCCTTGGTCGACCACGGCGCCGGCAAGTCGTATCTGGGTTTCATCCTGTACGATCTGTTCTTCAAGAACGGCAACGACGGTTCGCATATCTACGGCATCGAGACGCGCGAAGAGCTGGTGCAGCGTTCGCAGGAGCTGGCGAAGAAATTCAAGTTTCCCGGCATGTCGTTCCTGCCCCTGTCCGTGGCCGAATCGACGGAGTCGAACCTGCTGCCGCAGCAGATCGACATCGTCACGGCCTTGCACGCGTGCAACACGGCCACCGATGACGCCATCCACTTCGCCCTGAAGAAAAAGGCGAAGTTCATGGTGCTGGTGCCGTGCTGCCAGGCCGAAGTCGCTTCCGTCCTGAAGAAGAACAAGGGCAAGAGCCTGGGCAAGAACGTCTTGACGGAATTGTGGCGCCACCCGCTGCACACGCGCGAGTTCGGCAGCCAGATCACCAACGTGCTGCGCTGTCTGCAGCTGGAAGCCCATGGCTACCAGGTCAGCGTGACGGAACTGGTGGGCTGGGAGCATTCGATGAAGAATGAACTGATCATCGCCAGCTACAAAAACCTGCCGCGCCAGCGCCCCACCGAGCGCCTGCAGGAAGTGCTGCAGACCCTGGGCCTGGAAGAGATGGGCCACCGCTTCTTTGCCGAGGAATTGGCCAAGGCGCAGGCCTGA
- a CDS encoding rRNA pseudouridine synthase gives MTTPIEMPTVRLAKRLSEDVPCSRREAELYIEGGWVTVDGVLVEESGARVADNQEVVLLPNATLDEMPPVTILLHKPAGINGGVGAEGKPALSCLRPEEIFTPENVAPSSITRFLKRHLIGLTITNPLDTMASGLLVFTQDFRVARKLVDEAKTVEQEFIVEVSGTIAENGLALLNYGLPFNGKPLPPIKVSWQNETRLRFALKNVQPGQIAHMCKMVGLDVVAMKRLRIGRIPMGAMPVGQWRYLQGYERF, from the coding sequence ATGACCACACCTATTGAAATGCCCACCGTCCGCCTGGCCAAGCGCCTGTCTGAAGACGTGCCCTGTTCGCGCCGCGAGGCCGAGCTGTATATCGAGGGCGGCTGGGTCACGGTCGATGGCGTGCTGGTGGAGGAGTCGGGCGCGCGCGTGGCGGATAATCAGGAAGTGGTGCTGTTGCCGAACGCCACCCTCGATGAAATGCCGCCCGTGACGATTTTGCTGCACAAGCCGGCCGGCATCAACGGCGGCGTGGGCGCGGAAGGCAAGCCGGCCCTGAGCTGTTTGCGTCCCGAAGAGATTTTTACGCCGGAGAACGTGGCGCCCAGCTCCATCACGCGCTTCCTCAAGCGCCATTTGATCGGCCTGACCATCACCAATCCGCTCGACACCATGGCGTCCGGCCTGCTGGTGTTCACGCAGGATTTCCGCGTCGCCCGCAAGCTGGTCGATGAAGCGAAAACGGTGGAGCAGGAATTTATCGTGGAAGTGTCGGGCACTATCGCTGAGAATGGCCTTGCGCTGCTCAATTACGGCTTGCCCTTCAATGGCAAGCCTTTGCCGCCGATCAAGGTCAGCTGGCAGAACGAGACGCGCCTGCGCTTCGCCCTGAAAAACGTGCAGCCGGGCCAGATCGCCCATATGTGCAAGATGGTGGGACTGGACGTCGTTGCCATGAAGCGCTTGCGCATCGGCCGCATCCCGATGGGCGCCATGCCCGTGGGGCAATGGCGTTACCTTCAAGGTTACGAGAGGTTCTAA
- a CDS encoding RNA polymerase sigma factor, producing MATDKELSDFLENVERRAFKQAAYAVRKEESALDIVQDAMIKLAEKYGDKPAAELPMLFQRILQNTILDYFRREKVRNTWVSLFSGMKPSGDEHEDFDILDTYESEQGSSAAESSADQVERAQILDLIDAEVQKLPSRQREAFLMRYWQDMDVAETAEAMGCSEGSVKTHCSRATHTLAESLKAKGIKL from the coding sequence ATGGCAACAGACAAAGAATTATCCGACTTTCTAGAAAATGTCGAGCGGCGCGCTTTCAAGCAGGCCGCCTACGCGGTCCGCAAGGAAGAATCGGCCCTCGACATCGTGCAGGACGCCATGATCAAGCTGGCCGAGAAATACGGCGACAAGCCGGCCGCCGAGCTGCCGATGCTGTTCCAGCGCATCTTGCAGAACACCATCCTTGATTATTTCCGCCGTGAAAAAGTTCGCAACACCTGGGTCAGCCTGTTTTCCGGCATGAAGCCCTCGGGCGACGAACATGAAGATTTTGATATACTTGACACGTATGAATCGGAACAGGGCTCCAGCGCCGCCGAATCGTCGGCCGACCAGGTCGAACGCGCGCAAATCCTTGATTTGATTGATGCCGAGGTACAAAAACTGCCCTCACGTCAACGCGAAGCCTTCCTCATGCGTTATTGGCAGGACATGGATGTGGCTGAAACAGCGGAAGCGATGGGTTGCTCCGAAGGTAGCGTGAAAACACATTGCTCTAGAGCTACCCACACGCTCGCCGAATCGCTGAAAGCCAAGGGAATTAAATTATGA
- a CDS encoding RDD family protein has product MSNSTPAASITSHPTIKRRLISMVYESLLALAVLFLPFLLFELAVQGAHTPMTEHMRQCLAFLVMGAYFIHQWSREGQTLAMKTWHLKVVLPGHAHVPLRVAAYRYILSWMWLLPALLVSYVFGLQHWTALGAIGVGILAWSATALFTGNGQFLHDKLAGTQIVQLPAPAKKAKKVAA; this is encoded by the coding sequence ATGTCAAATAGCACGCCCGCCGCCAGCATCACTTCCCATCCCACGATCAAGCGCCGCCTGATTTCCATGGTGTACGAGTCGCTGCTGGCCCTGGCCGTGCTGTTTCTGCCCTTCCTGCTGTTTGAACTGGCCGTGCAGGGCGCGCATACGCCCATGACGGAACACATGCGCCAATGCCTGGCCTTCCTCGTCATGGGCGCGTATTTCATCCATCAATGGAGCCGCGAAGGGCAAACCCTGGCCATGAAGACGTGGCACCTGAAAGTCGTGCTACCGGGCCACGCCCACGTGCCGCTGCGCGTGGCCGCGTACCGCTACATCCTGTCATGGATGTGGCTGCTGCCAGCCTTGCTGGTGTCGTATGTATTCGGTTTGCAGCACTGGACAGCCTTGGGCGCCATCGGCGTGGGCATCCTGGCCTGGTCGGCCACGGCCCTGTTCACCGGCAACGGGCAATTCCTGCACGACAAGCTGGCGGGCACGCAGATCGTGCAATTGCCGGCCCCGGCGAAGAAGGCGAAGAAAGTCGCCGCCTGA
- the iscX gene encoding Fe-S cluster assembly protein IscX has translation MKWSDIHAIAEALFDAHPDIDPLTVRFTDLHNWVVELDGFDDDHTRGGEKVLEAIQMAWIDEAR, from the coding sequence ATGAAATGGTCCGACATACACGCGATCGCCGAGGCTTTGTTCGACGCGCATCCGGACATCGATCCGCTGACCGTGCGTTTCACCGACCTGCACAACTGGGTGGTGGAGCTGGACGGCTTCGACGATGACCACACGCGCGGCGGCGAAAAAGTGCTCGAAGCGATACAGATGGCGTGGATCGATGAAGCGCGCTAA
- a CDS encoding DUF3106 domain-containing protein, translating to MAGTSVRKGWLAGGIGLGACALAGAAWVGAQQHPAPAAPPVAAAPVVAPAPASAVKPGSPRTAGKGGTPPKASENPSWNKLSRAQQEALQPLAGEWNKLEPLRKQKWLDIASRFASMTADEQIRVHERMREWIKLTPEQRRLVRENYTRTKKIDPGQKTAQWEQYQQLPEDQKKKLATELVPKKPLGKVPAINSTTSKPPVIVPPATPAAPAAAPVLPPAAAPAAVVPLTDPAAPPAAVPVTPPVTPAPLPTNVK from the coding sequence ATGGCAGGCACGAGCGTACGCAAAGGCTGGCTGGCCGGCGGCATCGGCCTGGGCGCCTGCGCCTTGGCGGGCGCCGCCTGGGTAGGCGCGCAGCAACATCCCGCGCCCGCCGCGCCTCCCGTGGCGGCAGCGCCCGTGGTGGCGCCGGCGCCGGCCTCAGCCGTCAAGCCCGGTTCGCCCCGCACAGCCGGCAAGGGCGGCACGCCGCCCAAGGCCAGCGAGAATCCATCGTGGAACAAGCTGTCGCGCGCGCAGCAGGAAGCCCTGCAGCCGCTGGCGGGCGAATGGAACAAGCTGGAACCGCTGCGCAAGCAGAAATGGCTCGATATCGCCAGCCGTTTTGCCTCGATGACGGCGGACGAGCAAATCCGCGTGCATGAACGCATGCGCGAATGGATCAAGCTGACGCCGGAACAGCGCCGCCTCGTGCGCGAAAACTACACGCGCACGAAGAAGATTGATCCGGGTCAAAAAACCGCGCAATGGGAGCAATACCAGCAATTGCCGGAAGATCAAAAGAAAAAGCTGGCGACGGAACTCGTGCCGAAAAAACCGCTGGGCAAGGTGCCTGCGATCAATTCGACCACGAGCAAGCCGCCCGTGATCGTGCCGCCCGCCACGCCGGCAGCGCCTGCCGCCGCGCCCGTCCTGCCGCCAGCCGCTGCGCCAGCGGCGGTCGTGCCGCTGACGGATCCTGCCGCGCCCCCCGCCGCCGTGCCTGTCACGCCACCTGTTACGCCTGCCCCACTGCCGACCAATGTCAAATAG
- a CDS encoding MFS transporter has product MTDRITATGPSQAAVDSSIPILALLALAMTAFLALLSETLPAGLLPQIARDLNISEVMTGQLVTVYAIGSILTAIPLTALTSTWRRRNVLLLAIIGFLIFNTATALAPNYIVALIARFVTGMAAGLAWGLMAGYARRMVSVEQQGRAMAIAMIGTPLALSLGVPLGTLMGGVLGWRSIFGIMSGLAVVLVAWVLLVVPDYPGQKNGERLSIRQVFMTPGVRPILAVIVAWMLAHNILYTYIAPFLAPSGLRPRVDLVLLVYGVGSLAGIWLVSQLIDRWLRPLVLGCIAAFALVMVALGLAMDSPAVIYVSMAIWGITFGGAGTLLQTASADAAGDGMDVAQAMVATIWNVAIAGGGLAGGMLLDGYGAASFPWAMLALLLVALTIAWCAHRHSFKPGRRSGGAVLGH; this is encoded by the coding sequence ATGACTGACCGTATCACCGCCACGGGGCCCTCGCAGGCTGCTGTTGACTCTTCCATTCCCATCCTGGCCTTGCTGGCCCTGGCCATGACGGCGTTTCTCGCCCTCCTGTCGGAAACCTTGCCGGCCGGCTTGCTGCCGCAGATTGCCCGCGACCTGAATATTTCCGAAGTCATGACGGGCCAGCTGGTCACCGTCTACGCCATCGGTTCCATCCTGACGGCGATTCCCCTGACGGCGCTCACCAGCACCTGGCGCCGGCGCAATGTCCTGTTGCTGGCCATCATCGGCTTCCTGATCTTCAATACGGCGACGGCCCTGGCGCCCAACTATATCGTCGCCCTGATCGCGCGCTTCGTCACGGGCATGGCCGCCGGCCTGGCCTGGGGCTTGATGGCCGGCTACGCGCGCCGCATGGTGAGCGTCGAGCAGCAGGGCAGGGCGATGGCCATCGCCATGATCGGCACGCCGCTGGCCCTGTCGCTGGGCGTGCCGCTGGGCACCCTGATGGGTGGCGTGCTGGGCTGGCGCAGCATCTTCGGCATCATGTCCGGCCTGGCCGTGGTGCTGGTCGCGTGGGTGCTGCTGGTCGTGCCCGATTATCCGGGGCAAAAGAATGGCGAACGTCTGTCGATCCGCCAGGTGTTCATGACGCCGGGCGTGCGGCCGATTCTGGCGGTGATCGTCGCCTGGATGCTGGCGCATAACATTCTCTATACCTATATCGCGCCGTTCCTGGCGCCGTCCGGCTTGCGCCCCCGCGTCGACCTGGTGCTGCTCGTGTATGGCGTGGGCTCCTTGGCCGGCATCTGGCTGGTCAGCCAGCTGATCGACCGCTGGCTGCGCCCGCTCGTGCTGGGCTGCATCGCCGCCTTTGCCCTCGTGATGGTGGCGCTGGGGCTGGCGATGGACTCGCCCGCCGTGATCTATGTCAGCATGGCGATCTGGGGCATCACCTTTGGCGGCGCCGGCACCCTGCTGCAGACGGCGTCGGCGGACGCGGCCGGCGACGGCATGGATGTGGCGCAAGCGATGGTGGCGACCATCTGGAACGTGGCCATCGCGGGCGGCGGCCTGGCGGGCGGCATGCTGCTCGACGGCTATGGCGCGGCATCGTTCCCGTGGGCCATGCTGGCCTTGCTGCTGGTGGCCTTGACCATCGCCTGGTGCGCGCACCGCCACAGTTTCAAGCCGGGCCGGCGCAGCGGCGGCGCGGTGCTGGGTCACTAA
- the ilvC gene encoding ketol-acid reductoisomerase yields the protein MKVFYDKDADLSLIKGKNVAIIGYGSQGHAHAQNLNDSGVNVTVGLRKGGASWTKVEQAGLKVAEVNDAVKAADVIMILLPDENIAQVYNENIAPFAKQGAVLAFAHGFNVHYGQVVPRADLDVIMVAPKAPGHTVRATYTQGGGVPHLIAVYQDKSGIARDIALSYASANGGGRAGIIETNFREETETDLFGEQAVLCGGAVELIKAGFETLTEAGYAPEMAYFECLHELKLIVDLIYEGGIANMNYSISNNAEYGEYVTGPKVVTSATKDAMRQCLKDIQTGEYAKSFILENKAGAPTLISRRRLTSEHQIEEVGAKLRAMMPWIAKNKMVDQSKN from the coding sequence ATGAAAGTTTTTTACGACAAAGACGCTGACCTCTCCTTGATCAAAGGCAAAAACGTCGCCATCATCGGCTACGGTTCGCAAGGCCACGCGCACGCGCAAAATCTGAACGATTCGGGCGTCAACGTCACCGTCGGCCTGCGCAAGGGCGGCGCTTCGTGGACCAAGGTCGAACAAGCTGGCTTGAAAGTAGCGGAAGTCAACGACGCCGTGAAAGCGGCCGACGTCATCATGATCCTGTTGCCAGATGAAAACATCGCCCAGGTCTACAACGAAAACATCGCGCCATTCGCCAAGCAAGGCGCCGTACTGGCCTTCGCCCACGGCTTCAACGTGCATTACGGCCAAGTCGTGCCACGCGCCGACCTGGACGTGATCATGGTCGCGCCGAAAGCCCCGGGCCACACCGTGCGCGCCACGTACACCCAGGGTGGCGGCGTGCCCCACCTGATCGCCGTGTACCAGGACAAATCGGGCATCGCCCGCGATATCGCCCTGTCGTACGCTTCGGCCAACGGCGGCGGCCGTGCCGGCATCATCGAAACGAATTTCCGCGAAGAAACCGAAACGGATCTGTTCGGCGAACAAGCCGTGCTGTGCGGCGGCGCCGTGGAACTGATCAAGGCCGGTTTCGAAACCCTGACGGAAGCGGGCTACGCGCCTGAAATGGCGTACTTCGAGTGCTTGCACGAACTGAAGCTGATCGTCGACCTGATCTATGAAGGCGGCATCGCCAACATGAATTACTCGATCTCGAATAACGCCGAATACGGCGAATACGTGACCGGCCCTAAAGTCGTCACCTCGGCCACCAAGGATGCGATGCGTCAATGCCTGAAAGATATTCAAACGGGCGAATACGCGAAGAGCTTCATCCTGGAAAACAAGGCAGGCGCACCGACCCTGATCTCGCGCCGCCGCCTGACGTCCGAGCACCAGATCGAAGAAGTGGGCGCGAAACTGCGCGCCATGATGCCTTGGATCGCCAAGAACAAGATGGTTGACCAGTCGAAGAACTAA
- a CDS encoding DUF3619 family protein, whose product MNTDDLNFAYKVRHALNEKLDDLPASTADRLAAARKLALSRKKADAPAAVAVRQNVFAGVASSLFVEPLSWLGRMSVIIPLLLLVGGLVGIYQFEQEQHIAELAEIDAAVLSDELPLSAYMDHGFNAYLTKREQ is encoded by the coding sequence ATGAACACCGACGATCTCAATTTCGCTTACAAAGTGCGCCATGCACTGAACGAAAAACTCGACGACCTGCCCGCATCGACCGCCGATCGCCTGGCAGCGGCACGCAAGCTGGCCCTGTCGCGCAAGAAGGCGGACGCGCCCGCCGCTGTCGCCGTGCGCCAGAACGTGTTCGCCGGCGTCGCCAGCAGCCTGTTCGTCGAGCCGCTGTCGTGGCTGGGCCGCATGAGCGTCATCATCCCCCTGCTGCTGCTCGTCGGCGGCCTGGTGGGCATCTATCAGTTTGAGCAGGAACAACATATTGCCGAACTGGCAGAAATCGATGCCGCCGTTCTGTCGGACGAATTGCCGCTGTCTGCGTACATGGACCATGGCTTCAACGCCTACCTGACGAAACGCGAGCAATAA
- a CDS encoding group III truncated hemoglobin, translating to MACHEEYRPLPHTRFAAYREEVCSEDDVKHLVHTFYAAARDDAMLGPIFAAEVKDWDAHLATLVDFWSGLLRGTMRYHGKPLAQHANMENLTPCMFRRWLTLFFATTESMGNPALQEKADTIALNIAERLWKSFAENHSIGAPQL from the coding sequence ATGGCATGCCATGAAGAATACCGCCCCCTCCCCCACACACGCTTCGCCGCCTATCGCGAGGAAGTCTGCAGCGAAGACGACGTCAAGCATCTCGTCCACACCTTTTATGCGGCCGCGCGCGACGACGCCATGCTGGGCCCCATCTTTGCCGCCGAGGTCAAGGATTGGGATGCCCACTTGGCAACATTGGTCGATTTCTGGTCAGGCTTGCTGCGCGGCACCATGCGCTACCACGGCAAGCCGCTGGCCCAGCACGCGAATATGGAAAACCTAACGCCGTGCATGTTCCGCCGCTGGCTGACCCTGTTCTTCGCCACGACCGAAAGCATGGGCAACCCGGCCCTGCAGGAGAAAGCCGATACCATCGCCTTGAATATTGCCGAACGGCTATGGAAAAGCTTTGCGGAAAACCACTCCATCGGAGCGCCGCAGCTTTAG